The genomic segment TCTGGCGGATCCTCGGCGCGGTCAAGACGGAGTTCGGCAAGTTCGGCGACGTGCTCGACAAGGTCAAGGGGCACCTCGAGAAGGCGACGAACAGCCTCGACGACACCGGCAAGCGGACGCGGCAGATGGCCCGCAAGCTGAAGGCGGTCGAGGAGCTGCCGGCGGACGAGGCGCGGCGGCTGCTCGGCGAGGCGGCGTTCGACGTCGCGGCCGACGCCGACGACGAAGCCTGAGGCGCGGCGCTTCTCACTGAGACATGCAAGTTGTTGAGAAGAAAGACCCTCGCGCCGCCGCCGCTCGCTAAAATGTCCTCGCCCCCCCACCTGGCGGCGACGGTCGGCGCTCCCCGCGCCGCATCGCCCGGCGCGAGAGAAATGGACAAGCTGATCTATCTCGACAACGCGGCGACGACGTTCCCCAAGCCGGACGTCATGCACGAAAAGATGAGCTCCTTCTACCGCGAGTGCGGCGTCAACCCCGGGCGCACCGGGTGCGACCTCGCGCTCAAGGCCGAAGAGCTGATCCACGACACGCGCCGGAACCTGAGCGCGCTGTTCAACCCGAGCCTCGCGGCGGCGGGACGGCACAAGGACCCGAACCGCCTCGTCTTCGCCGAGAACGCGACGCACGGCCTGAACCTGATCATCCAGGGGACGATCGAGCCGGGCGACCACGTCGTCACGACGATGTGCGAGCACAACTCCGTCATCCGGCCGGTGAACCACATGGTGCAGCGCGGCGCGACGGCGACGTTCGTGCGGCCGGACGCCGAGGGGTACGTCGATCCGGAGGAGATCCGCAAGGCGATCCGCAAGGAGACGAAGCTGGTCGTCGTCAACCACGGCTCGAACGTCATCGGCACGGTGCAGGACATCGCCGCGATCGGCAAGGTCTGCGCCGAAGAGGGCGTGCGGTTCGCCGTGGACGGCTCGCAGACCGCCGGCGTGCTGCCGATCGACATGGCCGCCTGGAACATCTCGTACCTCGCGTTCACGGGCCACAAGGGGCTGCTCGGACCGACCGGCATGGGCGGCGCCTGCATCGCCGACGACGCGCCGATCAAGAGCTCGATCTGGGGCGGCACCGGCGTGCGCTCGGCCGAGCCGCTGCACCTCGAGGAGTTCCCGTACCGGCTCGAGGCCGGCACGCACAACCTGCTCGGCATCGCCGGCCTCCACGCCGGGCTCGAGTGGATCCTCGAACGCGGGATGGACAAGATCCACCAGCACGAGATCGCGCTCCTCGGCCGGCTGCAGGACGGCGTGGCGGGGATCAAGGGCGTGACGATCCACGGCACGAAGCGGCTCGACCGCCGCGTCGCCGTGCTGTCGATCACGGTGAACGGCTACGACCCGTCGGACGTGGGGACGATCCTCGACGTCGAGTACGGCGTCCTGACCCGCACCGGCCTGCAGTGCGCGCCGCTGATCCACGAGCACATCGGCACCGCCCCGCGCGGCACCGTCCGTCTCTCCCCCGGCGCCTTCAACACGCCGGAGCAGATCGACCACACGATCAAGGCGATCGCCGAAATCGCCGCCGACCGCAACTGACGTCGTCGCATTGCGGCTTCGATCCACCGGGCCGGCGGCGACGCCGGCCCGTTTCCTTTCCGGCCGACGGCCTTCGCGTCGTCGTAGGGGAGGCTGGCGCGCCCCGACGATCGTCGCCGCGCTCAGGAATCCTCCGCGCCTGCCTCCCGACGTGATTCCCGCGAAAGGTCGCCTTGGACGACGACGAAAGGCAACGTTGCGCGAGTTTCAGGTCGGGCGGCTGGCGCGGTGGCTTCTGTCGTGGTCCAACGATGATCGGGGCGCGCCAGCCGCCCCTACACGCCGTTCCGCGTTCGCGTGGTTCGGTGTTCGCGTCGGGTGCCGTGGGCGCTCGGCGTCCTCGGCGTCGGCCGTTCCGCGCGCCGAACAGAAATCGCGCCGGTCGCGGGACGCGGGCCGGCGCGATTGTCGAAGCGTTGGAAGGCGGTCAGCGGACGAGGGCGTCGTAGACGATCTCGACGACCGCCTTGATGTCCACGCCGAGCTCGTAGACGCGGGAGAGCTCGATCAGCTGGTCGGCGCAGTTGTGGCAGGGGCAGGCGACGACCGTCGCGCCGGTGGCGCGGATCTGGTCCGCCTTGACCCGGCCGCTCTTCACGCGCCGCTCGCCGTACTCCTCCATCGAGAGCATCCCGCCGCCCCCGCCGCAGCAGAAGTTGTGCTCGTGGTTCGGCGTCATCTCGACGAAGTCGGTGCAGGCCCGCTTGAGGATGCGGCGCTGCGGCTCGCTGATCCCGCCCCAGCGGACGAGGTTGCACGGGTCGTGCAGCGTGACGCGGTCGGTCGTCAGCGCCGGATCGACCTTGATCCGCCCGTCGGCGAGGTACTCGTCCACGACCTCGAGCACGCTGCGCACCGGCAGCTTGTACG from the bacterium genome contains:
- a CDS encoding aminotransferase class V-fold PLP-dependent enzyme is translated as MDKLIYLDNAATTFPKPDVMHEKMSSFYRECGVNPGRTGCDLALKAEELIHDTRRNLSALFNPSLAAAGRHKDPNRLVFAENATHGLNLIIQGTIEPGDHVVTTMCEHNSVIRPVNHMVQRGATATFVRPDAEGYVDPEEIRKAIRKETKLVVVNHGSNVIGTVQDIAAIGKVCAEEGVRFAVDGSQTAGVLPIDMAAWNISYLAFTGHKGLLGPTGMGGACIADDAPIKSSIWGGTGVRSAEPLHLEEFPYRLEAGTHNLLGIAGLHAGLEWILERGMDKIHQHEIALLGRLQDGVAGIKGVTIHGTKRLDRRVAVLSITVNGYDPSDVGTILDVEYGVLTRTGLQCAPLIHEHIGTAPRGTVRLSPGAFNTPEQIDHTIKAIAEIAADRN